The Gemmatimonadales bacterium genome includes the window ACGACGTCGTTGATCTCGTCCAGCGTCGCCTGGTTGCCCAGCAGGGCCGCGCCGAACGCCGCGATGCCGCTCTCCAGGGCGCCGGGCGCGGCGCCGTCCGCGCGGGTGGCGAAGCGCGTCACGGCATCGCGGGTCGTCTCCCAGAGGCGGCCGGTCAGCTCGGCCACGGACGGGTCCGCGAGCCACTCTTCCTTGAGCGCTTCGGCGCGGGCGATCGCCTCGGGGGAGTGCTCCAGCCGGTCGATGAAGTCCCGCAGGGCCGCATCGAAGGCGGCGCGCAGCGCGTGGTGCGGGTCGGCGCCGATGCCCTGGAGCATCGCCTCGATCGCGCCGATGATGCGCTGGTAGAGCATGTCGTCCACGACGCCCGGCACCCACCACGGGCTCTCGGCCTTGACCTGCTCGCGGATCAGCTCGCGGTTGTCGTGCACGGCCTGGGCGGCGAGCCGGACGGCCTCGTCCAGCAGCTCCTGGTGGCGGTTGCCGGCCACCACCAGCGACAGGGTCTTGCCGAGCGCGGGCGCCACGCGCGTGGCGCGCAGCTGGGCGATGAGTCCCTGCTGCACCAGCGCCCGCATCTCCTCGTCGGGCAGCGCGTCCAGCGTCCGGGCGACGCCGCTCGCGACCTGCTGCGCGATGCGCCGGCTGTTGTCCACCCGGCTGAGCCACCGCGCGGCCCGCTCCGCCGGCCGCACCTCGCGGAGCTTGGCGGCGATCACCTCGCGGGTGAGGAAATGGCTCTGCACGAAGGTGCCGAGCACCCGGCCGATGCGCTCCTTGCGGGTGGCGACGATGGCCGTGTGCGGGATCGGGATGCCGAGCGGGTGGCGGAACAGCGCGGTGACGGCGAACCAGTCGGCCAGGCCGCCCACCAGCGAGGCCTCGGCCGTGGCCCGGACGAAGCCCAGCCAGGGATAGCGGCCCTCCAGGGTGCGCGCCGCCGCGAAGATCGCGGCGGCGGCGCCCAGCAGGCCGGTGGCCCGGCGCCGCATCGCGTCGAGCTGCGCCTGCCGCACGGCGTCGTCGGGCCGCGACCAGAGCGCCGCTGGAGTCGTCATGGCGCCCCAAGATAACGCGCCGCCGCCGGCCC containing:
- a CDS encoding DUF445 domain-containing protein; amino-acid sequence: MTTPAALWSRPDDAVRQAQLDAMRRRATGLLGAAAAIFAAARTLEGRYPWLGFVRATAEASLVGGLADWFAVTALFRHPLGIPIPHTAIVATRKERIGRVLGTFVQSHFLTREVIAAKLREVRPAERAARWLSRVDNSRRIAQQVASGVARTLDALPDEEMRALVQQGLIAQLRATRVAPALGKTLSLVVAGNRHQELLDEAVRLAAQAVHDNRELIREQVKAESPWWVPGVVDDMLYQRIIGAIEAMLQGIGADPHHALRAAFDAALRDFIDRLEHSPEAIARAEALKEEWLADPSVAELTGRLWETTRDAVTRFATRADGAAPGALESGIAAFGAALLGNQATLDEINDVVIDVTVSVVEQYRDEIGDFIAQTVAGWDPAATSHRFELAVGRDLQFVRINGTLVGGLVGLAIYTISRFWR